A window from Flavobacterium gyeonganense encodes these proteins:
- a CDS encoding DUF1634 domain-containing protein: MALTEKSKNMTPNISQEKDFQNIIGNLLRYGVWTALSVAAIGGIVYLLHHGQEIEDYSVFIENDKNIFEVIATIYQGVIQGKGDAIIFSGIILLFLTPVFRVLLSLFSFLLEKDYLYVAITTIVIGIIILSISFGFSH, encoded by the coding sequence ATGGCATTAACGGAAAAATCTAAAAACATGACACCAAATATATCTCAGGAAAAAGATTTTCAGAACATTATAGGCAATTTATTGCGCTACGGCGTTTGGACAGCATTGTCTGTAGCCGCCATTGGAGGCATCGTTTATCTGTTGCACCACGGTCAGGAAATCGAAGACTACTCGGTATTTATAGAAAATGATAAAAACATTTTTGAAGTAATCGCAACCATTTACCAGGGTGTAATTCAGGGAAAAGGCGACGCGATCATCTTCTCCGGAATCATACTTTTGTTCCTCACGCCTGTATTTCGGGTATTACTGTCCTTATTTTCTTTTCTCCTCGAAAAAGACTACCTCTATGTGGCCATTACCACCATCGTAATCGGAATCATTATTCTCAGTATTTCGTTTGGGTTTTCGCATTAA
- a CDS encoding anhydro-N-acetylmuramic acid kinase produces the protein MNKNITALYNIAQKQTRKIIGLMSGTSLDGLDIALCAISGAGENTAVKILEFETINYSEDIKTEIRKVFAQKTIDFQHLALLNEWIGILHASMINESLAKWNIQASEVELIASHGQTVLHAPKFLHQQEKFPNATLQIGDGDHIAVKTGIITLSDFRQKHVAAGGEGAPLAVYGDYLLFSKKGENRIMLNMGGIANFTYLPASLNAEEVFVTDTGTANTLIDIFTKQFFPEKSYDKDAEIAQRGIVNQILLSELKNDAFFTKSFPKTIGQELFNKSFVDLALSKTKLENISAPDLLATLTRLSAETIAEAIQFVVKNSGTPIEEFKVYMSGGGTNNPLLVKWLKELLPFEFQKSDDLGILSDAKEAVLFAVLANETVAGGHYNFGTNKGIPSVTMGKISFPD, from the coding sequence ATGAACAAAAACATAACCGCTCTCTATAATATTGCCCAAAAACAAACCCGAAAAATAATAGGTTTAATGTCCGGAACTTCGCTGGACGGGCTTGATATTGCGCTTTGTGCTATTTCCGGAGCTGGCGAAAATACCGCTGTAAAAATTCTGGAATTCGAAACCATCAATTATTCCGAAGACATTAAAACCGAAATCCGTAAAGTGTTTGCCCAGAAAACCATAGATTTTCAGCATTTGGCATTACTAAACGAATGGATTGGAATATTACATGCCAGCATGATTAATGAGAGTTTAGCCAAATGGAATATTCAGGCAAGTGAAGTCGAGTTAATCGCTTCCCATGGACAAACAGTTTTGCATGCTCCGAAGTTTTTGCATCAGCAGGAAAAATTCCCAAATGCGACTTTGCAAATTGGTGATGGCGACCATATTGCCGTAAAAACCGGAATTATCACACTTTCAGATTTCAGGCAAAAACACGTTGCAGCGGGTGGCGAAGGCGCACCTTTGGCCGTTTATGGCGATTATTTATTATTCAGCAAAAAAGGCGAAAACCGAATCATGCTCAACATGGGCGGAATCGCAAACTTTACCTATCTGCCCGCTTCCCTAAACGCCGAGGAAGTTTTTGTAACCGATACCGGAACAGCCAATACCTTAATCGACATTTTCACCAAACAGTTTTTCCCTGAAAAAAGTTACGATAAAGATGCCGAAATCGCCCAAAGAGGAATCGTAAATCAAATTCTTTTGTCGGAACTAAAAAACGATGCTTTCTTCACGAAAAGTTTCCCAAAAACCATCGGGCAGGAATTATTCAACAAAAGTTTTGTTGATTTGGCACTTTCAAAAACCAAACTCGAAAACATTTCGGCACCAGATTTGCTGGCTACTTTAACACGCCTGAGCGCAGAGACAATTGCAGAAGCGATTCAGTTTGTAGTTAAAAACAGCGGAACACCAATTGAGGAATTCAAAGTATATATGTCGGGAGGTGGCACTAACAATCCGTTATTGGTGAAATGGTTAAAAGAATTATTGCCTTTCGAATTTCAAAAAAGCGATGATTTGGGTATTTTAAGCGATGCCAAAGAAGCGGTTTTATTTGCGGTTTTAGCCAATGAAACGGTTGCCGGCGGCCATTATAATTTTGGTACAAACAAAGGAATTCCTTCTGTAACGATGGGTAAAATTTCGTTTCCGGATTAA
- a CDS encoding CHAP domain-containing protein, with the protein MSDFKITGNPAPEVGKEEFYSVNTLLPKIGLFSDQIPSNTLNHFEYPVTWEVYVLELGKWRKAKGNEKTGNTVSFTFLQRSLTRKGIRIVAKRGEQIAYLDIKTHPAEIPKIQSIELLDINGKKPTKPLAYGQTIKARVHCLHMDWQRVYVTLWEDDADGGGHDKLNEKNKAQTLSGTVKNGIADIDFKLTPDFKKIANARNANEGQTHEYYATAEIFLEEKVSSNNLNVNNSDYRPEPKQPAKKTIPAETKDKSKKDKKGIQPPSTGKKYDWVEEAFKIKPIFLPDPMEFTNSVMKIFVPDAEDEKKKKATTCTCKDFDLVWGGHPNLTCDFKKKVVEISKRQNFDPNHLMAVMWVETYKTFSTSLVKLMPTGKFRANGKPKKDNRGLNEKEIKDLPENFSGAVGLIQFTPVAIDELNNYYNYSLTKRKLALMSQLEQLDYVEKYIEYWIDANKIKSKLTLADLYLLVFSPSKMNGSNDSTTLYKEGTTYYKANESIDTDKENGITKKELAHRAYESLKEGSKKENKSSEFTCGVLDEKKIDDIPTSGVLEEMKIIADSHRAYLQETNKNRTADTEAGLAKMDCSEFVSRYLHKLGITKKIIYMTTANMNNENSFRKIIDNENIDLVEGSKLSTFKPQKGDVFAWGRTKNGSWGGHTGVVYEYDESNDTVTIMEAIGKSGAVGERKQVKNGGDSETNCTRTAIYDRLGGALFGHDGWFGYYRPKNYTKKL; encoded by the coding sequence ATGTCAGATTTTAAAATAACCGGAAATCCTGCCCCAGAAGTGGGCAAGGAAGAGTTTTACTCAGTCAATACCCTACTTCCTAAAATAGGACTTTTTTCAGACCAGATTCCTTCAAATACTCTTAACCATTTTGAATATCCTGTTACATGGGAAGTTTATGTTTTGGAACTTGGTAAATGGAGAAAAGCAAAAGGAAATGAAAAAACAGGAAACACCGTATCATTTACTTTTTTACAAAGAAGCCTAACCCGAAAAGGGATTCGCATTGTAGCGAAACGTGGTGAACAGATCGCCTACCTGGATATAAAAACTCATCCGGCTGAAATTCCAAAAATTCAAAGTATTGAATTACTTGATATAAACGGTAAAAAACCAACGAAACCATTAGCTTACGGGCAAACCATTAAAGCAAGGGTTCATTGCCTGCACATGGATTGGCAGAGAGTATATGTTACACTTTGGGAAGATGATGCAGACGGAGGTGGACATGATAAGCTAAATGAAAAAAACAAAGCGCAAACACTTTCTGGTACCGTAAAAAATGGAATTGCCGATATTGATTTTAAATTAACACCCGATTTCAAAAAAATAGCCAATGCAAGAAATGCCAATGAAGGGCAAACCCATGAGTATTATGCAACCGCCGAAATATTTCTAGAAGAAAAAGTTAGCAGTAATAATTTAAATGTAAACAATTCTGATTACCGACCGGAACCCAAACAGCCCGCCAAAAAAACAATTCCAGCCGAAACAAAAGACAAATCCAAAAAAGACAAAAAAGGAATACAACCACCGTCAACTGGTAAAAAATACGATTGGGTTGAAGAAGCTTTCAAAATAAAACCCATATTTTTACCTGATCCAATGGAGTTTACAAATAGTGTAATGAAGATTTTTGTACCGGATGCAGAGGATGAAAAGAAGAAAAAAGCGACAACATGTACATGCAAAGATTTTGATTTGGTATGGGGAGGTCACCCGAATTTGACTTGCGATTTCAAGAAAAAAGTTGTTGAGATAAGTAAAAGACAAAATTTTGACCCTAATCATTTAATGGCCGTAATGTGGGTAGAAACATACAAAACATTTTCTACATCTTTAGTAAAATTAATGCCAACTGGTAAATTTAGAGCTAATGGCAAACCCAAAAAAGATAATAGAGGATTAAATGAAAAAGAGATAAAGGATTTACCTGAAAATTTTTCAGGTGCAGTTGGTTTAATTCAATTTACCCCAGTAGCAATAGATGAATTAAATAATTACTACAATTATTCACTGACAAAAAGAAAATTAGCTTTAATGAGCCAATTAGAGCAATTAGATTATGTCGAAAAATATATCGAATATTGGATTGATGCAAATAAGATAAAAAGCAAATTAACGTTAGCAGATTTATATTTACTTGTATTTTCACCTTCAAAAATGAATGGAAGTAATGATTCTACAACACTCTATAAAGAGGGAACAACTTACTATAAAGCAAACGAATCAATCGATACTGATAAAGAAAACGGTATAACTAAAAAAGAGTTGGCTCACAGAGCGTATGAATCATTAAAAGAAGGAAGCAAAAAAGAGAATAAATCCTCAGAATTTACTTGTGGGGTACTTGATGAAAAAAAGATAGACGATATTCCTACTTCTGGTGTTTTGGAAGAAATGAAAATAATTGCCGATAGTCATCGAGCATATTTGCAGGAAACTAATAAAAATCGAACAGCAGATACTGAAGCTGGATTAGCAAAAATGGATTGTTCTGAGTTTGTTAGCAGATATCTTCATAAGCTTGGGATAACAAAAAAAATAATTTATATGACAACTGCGAATATGAATAATGAAAATAGTTTTCGAAAAATCATTGATAATGAAAATATTGATTTGGTTGAAGGAAGTAAGTTATCCACATTTAAACCTCAAAAAGGAGATGTTTTCGCTTGGGGACGTACAAAAAACGGAAGTTGGGGAGGTCATACAGGAGTTGTTTATGAGTATGATGAATCTAATGACACGGTTACTATAATGGAGGCGATAGGAAAATCAGGAGCTGTTGGGGAAAGAAAACAAGTAAAGAATGGTGGAGATTCAGAAACTAATTGTACCAGAACAGCAATTTATGACAGATTAGGAGGAGCACTATTCGGTCATGATGGCTGGTTCGGTTATTATAGACCTAAAAATTACACCAAAAAATTATAA
- a CDS encoding glycoside hydrolase family 10 protein, translating into MHKNQHLIYSIIFLFFFGWNISSQEKHKHPKNEFRGVWIATVVNIDWPKTAIDNVEKEKADYIGILEAYKKLNYNAVIVQIRSVGDAFYPSELAPWSRFLTGKEGQAPSPYYDALAWMIEQAHERGFEFHAWMNPYRATFDLNKQQLSPNHDIFKHPEWMIEYGGKLYYDPALPEVQSHLTKVVKEVVDKYDIDAIHFDDYFYPYAVPGKVFNDTASFKKYGSGLSLADWRRANVSNFVHTISTTIKASKPWVQFGISPFGVWRNKSVDPKGSETQSTSNYDDLYADPVLWMDQKWIDYILPQLYWSMNNRVANYSKLVKWWSENSNNTAIYIGHASYKIRGDSDKSWNFMSEIPNQIDYLRSFKNVSGSAYFSAKWFMDKNFDIVRHLEENQYLYPALPPAVPNLKRVIIDTPVVNEYTKDSLRYTFSIKSPLNTKVRYLVIYGADHISKIDINDPRQIIDKVRVYENEGGILLSVASQKINQYKACAVTFIDYFANESTPTIIDLKKTFKNYIPAQPNENR; encoded by the coding sequence ATGCATAAAAATCAACACCTAATATACTCCATCATATTTTTATTTTTCTTTGGATGGAATATCAGTTCACAGGAGAAACACAAACATCCTAAAAATGAATTTAGAGGTGTCTGGATTGCAACTGTTGTAAATATTGACTGGCCCAAAACGGCGATTGATAACGTTGAAAAAGAAAAAGCAGATTATATCGGAATTTTAGAGGCTTACAAAAAACTGAATTACAATGCCGTAATTGTTCAGATTAGAAGTGTCGGTGATGCTTTTTACCCTTCAGAACTAGCGCCATGGTCAAGGTTTTTAACAGGCAAGGAAGGTCAGGCTCCGAGTCCGTATTATGATGCATTGGCCTGGATGATCGAGCAGGCACACGAAAGAGGTTTTGAATTTCATGCCTGGATGAACCCATACCGCGCGACTTTCGATTTAAATAAACAGCAATTAAGCCCTAATCACGATATTTTCAAACATCCGGAATGGATGATTGAATATGGAGGAAAACTATATTATGATCCAGCTTTGCCGGAAGTTCAGTCGCATTTAACCAAAGTGGTGAAAGAGGTTGTTGACAAATACGACATCGACGCCATTCACTTTGATGATTATTTTTATCCCTATGCCGTTCCTGGAAAAGTGTTTAACGACACAGCATCCTTCAAAAAATACGGAAGCGGCTTATCGCTTGCGGACTGGCGTCGTGCCAATGTGAGCAATTTTGTACACACGATTTCTACTACTATAAAAGCCAGCAAACCGTGGGTGCAATTCGGAATCAGTCCGTTTGGGGTTTGGCGAAATAAATCGGTAGACCCAAAAGGTTCCGAGACACAGTCAACTTCAAATTATGACGATTTATATGCAGATCCGGTTTTATGGATGGACCAGAAATGGATTGATTACATTCTGCCACAACTCTATTGGAGCATGAACAATCGTGTTGCCAATTACTCAAAATTAGTAAAATGGTGGTCTGAGAATTCAAATAATACAGCCATTTACATCGGTCACGCATCCTATAAAATTAGAGGAGACAGTGATAAAAGCTGGAATTTCATGTCAGAAATCCCGAATCAGATCGATTATTTGAGAAGTTTCAAAAACGTAAGCGGAAGCGCTTATTTCAGTGCTAAATGGTTCATGGACAAAAACTTTGATATTGTTCGTCATTTAGAAGAAAATCAATATTTGTATCCGGCTCTTCCACCGGCAGTTCCTAATCTTAAACGTGTTATTATTGACACGCCAGTTGTCAATGAATACACAAAAGACAGTCTTCGTTATACATTCAGTATAAAATCGCCTTTAAATACAAAAGTGAGATACCTGGTGATTTATGGAGCTGATCATATTTCGAAAATAGACATTAATGACCCAAGACAAATTATTGACAAAGTAAGGGTTTACGAAAACGAAGGAGGAATTTTACTTTCTGTAGCTTCACAAAAAATCAATCAGTACA
- a CDS encoding AAA family ATPase, with product MIIDFLKGSALVAFVVGFWDKIKTVIWIIISTFIQKIEIKSEDTHDAIVAYLITNYKKISSYDRVYGSQYESYRNGKYGLVPYEKYGVKSIIFLTEKKFLKLFRLPFYFTHTNPHTEIGNDNNPHSISETDKTYSYIFCLRFTVNFDEIVTKSIIGRNNVSWNIDEKEENSNRFNIYYFPEREYGGSERHGHNSGYAWYKQNQYRILGVTQDELGRERKSNGKALENLFFPKKIKNLIDIIGLWVKSQNWYKEKGIPWKRGWLLYGPPGTGKTALARAFAEDLDMPIYFFSIGQLSNNEFVKSWQSMQLNVPCIALIEDIDNVFDKRKNIAQNSMVLSGLLQNSDDGANTENQSMKMPLTFDTLLNCIDGVDKSEGVFTIITTNDITKIDSAIGVPQTLDDGTLNFVSTRPGRIDKAIELTYMERENKIEMANKILGDFNDELEKVLEYIRTETQETPAQFQEYCSQIALQEYWKINQ from the coding sequence ATGATTATAGATTTTTTAAAAGGAAGTGCGTTAGTAGCATTCGTTGTAGGATTTTGGGATAAGATAAAGACCGTAATATGGATAATTATATCGACATTTATTCAAAAAATTGAGATTAAAAGTGAAGATACGCATGATGCTATAGTTGCATATTTGATAACAAATTATAAAAAAATATCAAGTTATGATAGGGTTTATGGCTCACAATATGAGTCATATAGAAATGGAAAATATGGACTTGTTCCATATGAAAAATATGGAGTAAAATCTATAATATTTTTAACTGAGAAAAAGTTTTTGAAGCTTTTTAGGCTTCCTTTTTATTTTACCCACACAAACCCTCATACAGAAATAGGAAATGACAACAATCCTCATTCGATAAGTGAAACTGACAAGACTTATTCATATATTTTTTGTTTACGATTTACTGTTAACTTCGATGAAATTGTAACTAAATCAATAATTGGGAGAAATAACGTAAGTTGGAATATTGATGAAAAGGAAGAGAATTCAAATAGATTCAATATCTATTATTTTCCTGAGAGAGAATATGGTGGAAGTGAGCGACATGGACATAATTCTGGTTATGCATGGTATAAACAGAATCAATATCGGATCTTGGGTGTAACACAAGATGAATTAGGTAGAGAAAGGAAAAGTAATGGAAAAGCACTAGAGAATCTTTTTTTTCCTAAAAAAATTAAGAATTTAATTGACATTATTGGACTCTGGGTAAAAAGCCAAAATTGGTACAAGGAAAAAGGAATCCCATGGAAAAGAGGTTGGCTTTTGTATGGTCCTCCAGGTACAGGAAAAACTGCATTGGCACGTGCTTTTGCAGAAGATTTGGATATGCCAATTTATTTTTTTTCGATAGGTCAATTATCAAATAATGAATTTGTAAAATCTTGGCAAAGTATGCAACTTAATGTTCCTTGTATTGCACTCATTGAAGATATTGACAATGTTTTTGATAAAAGGAAAAATATAGCCCAAAATTCAATGGTTTTGTCAGGTTTATTACAAAACAGTGATGATGGAGCTAACACGGAAAATCAGTCTATGAAGATGCCTTTGACATTTGATACATTACTAAATTGTATTGATGGGGTTGATAAATCAGAAGGTGTTTTTACTATAATAACTACTAATGATATTACAAAAATTGATTCAGCGATTGGGGTTCCTCAGACTCTTGATGATGGAACGCTAAATTTTGTTTCCACAAGACCAGGAAGAATTGATAAAGCAATTGAGCTTACATATATGGAAAGAGAAAATAAAATTGAGATGGCTAATAAGATACTTGGAGATTTTAATGATGAATTAGAAAAGGTATTAGAGTATATTAGGACAGAAACTCAGGAAACTCCGGCTCAATTTCAAGAATATTGTTCACAAATAGCTTTACAAGAATATTGGAAAATTAATCAATAG